Within the Raphanus sativus cultivar WK10039 unplaced genomic scaffold, ASM80110v3 Scaffold3519, whole genome shotgun sequence genome, the region TTAATACCATTTGGAATAGTATATTTTCATTGTTAGAGCcttttattaattatgaaatagaGGGTGGTTGAATTATAGAAAGcaagtcaaatataaaaatgtgatttcttggttatcatatatatttgcCCGGTACAAAATAATGGGCCGAACCGGAGCAGTCCAATTAAAAAGAGTGAAACAATTGGTTCAAATAGATGGGCTGGTATACAAAGAAAATCATGAGCTGTTTTGGACATTACTCAAGCCCATGTGACCCAGAGTCAGAGCTAGGGATTTTCTCTATAAATTGCAGTCTGTTCCGACagaaaaaaagttcaactcACAACTCCGCCTCCATCTAACTGCGATGATTATCTCAGTAGAATTTTTTTCTCCAATGAGATTAATCACGTGGTATTCTAGGAGACATTTTCTTGTTATTAAATTTCGAAGAATGTGGGTGATTGATTTTCTTCAGATATTACGTTTAGAGTTCGTAAAAAATCAAAGCGTATGTGTTGTTATTTTTCAGTCGACTGCGTCCGATGAGATATCAACAGATCTAGTGTCCCATGAGATTAGTCATgccttctaatttttttttttgttttgtcgcCATTAGATGTCCCGCCTTTTCTAGCTTCTGGCGCATAGATGTCCCGCCACTTCTAGTTTCTGGCGCCTCAATTTTTCATTTTGGCGCTTAGATCACCtctgtttttttggtttgggcGCCTTAGTTTTCGTTTTTGAgcgcctctttttttttttacatttgatcgcttgaatctctctctctatataaacacacttttattttcatttgatccATAACCACTTTTATTCAAAAATTCGAAATGAGATTTTTCAAAAAGTGTTTCTTCGGTTTTTGTCCTCTCAAATTGAGGATAGGGCGACGCCGCGACGGTGCCGTTCAACATTACGCCGGTGACGTTCAACAACAAGCTCTCGCCGGGGACGTTCAACAGCAAGCTCTCGCCGGTGATGTCCAAGCCGCCGATGCCGTCAAACACCTCGATCCCTCCGTCGCCGACAAACTCCCCTCTCCCGGCGAGTCCTCCGATTCCGGCGAGTCCTTTCAAAACTCCGATTCCGGCGAATCCTTGCAACACTACTCTCCCGGCGAGTCCTTGCAACACTCCGATTCCGTCGGACGCAACTCTCCCTCCGATTCCGTCGCACGCAACAACTCTCTCTCCGCCGCTTCCGTCGGACGCAACAACTCTCTCTCCGCTGCTTCCGTCGCACGCAACAACTCTCTCTCCGCCGCTTCCGTCGCACGCAACAACTCTTCCGCCGCTCCTGCTGGTTCTGGTTCTCTCATACCCTCCGCTGCCTCTGGTTTTCAAATTCCATCCGCCGCCTCTGTGTGTCCTGTGCCCTCTCCAGCTGGATCTATTCCATCCGTAGGCTTTTGTCCACCTCCCTCCTCTGGCTCTGACTCTTTTCTACTCCCGGTTGGCTTACGCTGGACAGGCCCCACTGCCTCTGTTCCTTCCGTTGGCAATGTTGTTCCATCTCCGGTCTCCTCTTCCGGTTCTGCTTCCCCTGTCTCATCAACCGGTTCAGTTTCAAGCATCCCCTCATCCGATTCGGTTTATGCCTCCATTCCTTCACCTACTGTTCCCAACCATCCCTCACCCGTTGCTTCCAACTCTCCTCCGCTTGCTTCCAACCCTCTTGCACCGGTTGTTCCCAATTTGCCTCCTCCCCCATTTATTGGTCCTTTGCCAATTCTTGGTACGTTCCCTAGGTACGATTGGCAAGATGGTGATTATGGATCTAGTATCACTTTGGCATATTACCAAGTGCAGCCAAACATGCGTCCTCGACAACCAGGTTCtaattcataattaaattagtaTTCAAAATTAAGTTAGTTTCTGATTTGTTATTATTATGTTCCGCTAGGTTGTTTTGGTGTCCTTAATCATTATTTGGGTTACTTATTGTTATCTGATGTTATCTTTGTAGAGCATATGCCTGACGGCGTTGTGGGATGTGTGTTTAACTTTCCCCACAAAATTGTGCGCACCAGAGCTCGAGTTGTTCATGTTTTTGGTCATCTAACTGTTACATCCAGTACTGGGCACATTATTCATGTTTCTGACGAAGATGATGAGATCCAACTTGGCGGTGGTGGATTAGTCACTGTGGGTGCTCGGGGAATTGTGTATGCCAAAAACCTAGAGCCTTTGGAAGTGGATTCAGACTGCTGGGTTGCAGTTCCTATCGGTGGGTCCATAGTGTTTTACGACTTGGCAGATGAACTGTTAGATGAAAACATGGATTTTGAAGTTTATTGGGAAGAAACTTAAAATGTCCTAGTGCATTGAATCCGTTTCCTACTTCCTCtctatctgtttttttttttttaaatgtaattccACTTGTAAGACGTTTGAGTATGGATTCAGTTTCCTactttctgtcttttttttttttttcttctaaataatTCTAGCTGTAATACGTTTGAGTATGCGTTTCTAGTAACAGTTGTTTGTAAAATTTGCTTTTCCATATCAGTTTCTTTTCCTTCTTTGTAACAACTAATGATCTACTTGCTTCGTATTTCTCATTGTCTTCATTTTCTATACGAATCGAATATCTACTTTGCTGCGTATCACTCAAATTTCTCAATTACATTCGCTTTTATCATATCAAAAGCTTTGTATAAGTCGTAAAATAAACTGAAGAAGGTCCATGTCGTATTACATTCCCTTTTATCATATCAAATTGGCTGTGTATTTAAGatataatcaaatcaaaagctAAATGGATTGGGTCATATGTTATACACCGTCATTTGTATCCATTTagcttttgatttgattatatCTTGTTTCCCCTGTTTGGTTTATTTGAATGTGTATGGGATGGGAATTGCACTGATTTCAGGATCAAATTATTTTTCCTGCAAGGAATATACATGTAATCATTTGATAGTACTCCTGGATTTGTAACATTAGTGATAATAAATGTTTTccatttagtttttattttattacatcATGTGCTTCGTCGTGTTCCCCTGCTTGGTTGATTGTACGTTATCCGAGAATTGTCTCATTTAAACCTACTTGAAAGATTCTAGCCCTCCAAATTACTAAACGTTTGTTCAGATTTGGCAATAGGTGATGTTCGGCCTATGTCAAATTTTCATATAATGGGCATACCATACATACACGCCTGAATTGAAGTCTTTCTCTTGTAGTCATAAACCTATAGGTACGTAGAATATACATGCGCCAATGGAAACGCTCTCATATATATGTAGTACGAAAGTCGAAATTAAGCTTTATTTATTCCAACCTCAATATTTACGCTACCgtctgaaaaataaatatcaaaatgtaAGTATTCTGTTCGTCAAACGTAAGGATGATCCCAAAGTaacttatttaatatatatctcgATCGAGTATTTTCATAGCTTTACCAACAGAACATTTAATCCCTACGAACTGGGTAATCAATTAATATTTGCAAGAGAGATGCAAAGAGGTATAATGTTTGATATATAAGATAGGAATGTTTGATATTCGAGAAAATCTAAGAATACGGTTTAATGCACAAGAAGATCTCTGAAGCAAAGGATCTAGTATAATTCAGTGATATTTTTCAGTCTGACAAGGTTAATAATGATTAAACTTTTCTGTTTGAGAGAAAATCAAAGGGTACACTTTTGTGTAAGTTACATGTTTTGCTTTATCTCCttaaagttattattatttatgtctATAGCCCCTTAATTcatgaaatttttataaattcatatgccgttaactttttttttttgatcaaaccttTCATTACTTGCTTCAAAAGAAAACGTTTTACAACTAGGGGAAATTAAAACACACAGCAAGAGCTGCTTTTGCTAAGCTATCAGCATCCTCATTCTTAACACGAGGgataaagaagaaggagatagaGTCCAAGGATCGAGTCAACACGCCTATGTCGTGGAGGATGCCTTGAACGGTAGTCACAGAGGAGTTTCCTGTGAGGTAGTCCGAGAGACTTTTACAATCTGTAAAACAGAGTAAGTCTTTGAAACCTGCATAAACAGCATAGCCAATGGCTTCTTTCATGGCCAGAGCTTCGGCAACCATTGCTGAAGCAACGACGCGGCGGTGAGAAGAGCCACTGAGCAGTGTTGCACCGGAGGAGGTCTTCACGATCCAGCCCATTCCACCCCTGCAAGTGTTCTTATCCCACGCTCCATCAGAGAAGACGTGTATCGCCGTAGACGTCGGGAGTCGATCAGTTTGATGGATGGGAGGTGATTGCGCTATTAACGCAGGCTTAGGAGGCTGAGCCAGTTGCCATTCTCTTCCATCTTTGAGAGCTTTTGTAATCACTTCATTCTCATCAACCAATTTATCTTGAAACACCAACTGGTTTCTACTAGTCCATAAGTTCCAAAGGATCCAAGGAAATAGCAGTTGAGAGATACCAGAGGGAGGGAGATTCACCATTTTTTGGCAGCTATTAAAGAGCTCTGTTACAGAAGTCACCACATAGGGGTTTGGCTTGAACAGAGCAGGGGAGAGCTCCCACACCTTCATCGCAAAAGGGCAGGTAAGGAGGATATGGAGTATGGTTTCGTCACCTCCACATCGCTTGCATTTCCCATCAGTTTGAATGCCTCTTCTTTTGAGCAGATCACCCACAGACAGAGCTCCCCGCTTAACTTTCCACAGAAAATGGCGGATCTTCGGGGGGCACTTGACATTCCAAATACACCTTTTCCAGTTGAACTCCTCACTTGTCGTAGCAGATACATTGAGCTTTGATAGAGCATAACCGGACTTTGCTGTGTATTCACCTGATTTCTCAGGTAACCAAACTCTTGTATCACACATACCGAGCGTACTCGGGACCAGAAGCTTGATGTGATTTTCATAGTGAGGAAGGACAGCTCGAATAGCCTCCGAGTTCCACAGTCCAGTCTCTCGTGAGATGAGCTCTGAGACAGTCATTTGTTGCAGGCTCTCAGGCGGTGGACCAAATGGGCAGAGTTGACTGG harbors:
- the LOC130506661 gene encoding flocculation protein FLO11-like, whose product is MRFFKKCFFGFCPLKLRIGRRRDGAVQHYAGDVQQQALAGDVQQQALAGDVQAADAVKHLDPSVADKLPSPGESSDSGESFQNSDSGESLQHYSPGESLQHSDSVGRNSPSDSVARNNSLSAASVGRNNSLSAASVARNNSLSAASVARNNSSAAPAGSGSLIPSAASGFQIPSAASVCPVPSPAGSIPSVGFCPPPSSGSDSFLLPVGLRWTGPTASVPSVGNVVPSPVSSSGSASPVSSTGSVSSIPSSDSVYASIPSPTVPNHPSPVASNSPPLASNPLAPVVPNLPPPPFIGPLPILGTFPRYDWQDGDYGSSITLAYYQVQPNMRPRQPEHMPDGVVGCVFNFPHKIVRTRARVVHVFGHLTVTSSTGHIIHVSDEDDEIQLGGGGLVTVGARGIVYAKNLEPLEVDSDCWVAVPIGGSIVFYDLADELLDENMDFEVYWEET